The genomic segment ATAGTTGTAATTGTCATAAAAGAAAATGGTTAAGTTCCTTATCGTATAGATTGCAAACCATTATCAGCTTTGTATGGTTCCATCCTACTTCCTACAAACACAGAACATTGAAGTGATGCTTTTTGTAAGTGTATAAATAAGGCCACCTGGCCATCTGAACTTCCCATAtcaaataaaccaataataGCAAAGAAATCCAATGGAGCATCATCTTCTTTGTGCTTCTTCATCTTTACTACTACTCTTCTTATTCAGTTCTATTCCTGTAACCAGCCAATTCACTTTTGGAAGCAGCAAACAAGCTCATAATTATGCGAATGTCTCGTGTATTGAGAATGAACGACAAGCTCTTCTTTTATTCAAGCATGGGTTGATAGATGAATCAAATCGTCTATCTTCTTGGATTGGAGAAGCTTGTTGTTCATGGGAAGGAGTTGGTTGCCACAAAATCACCGGCAGTGTTTTGAAACTTGATCTTCGCAATATGGTGCCACTCTATTCTGATGAGGATTATCACTGCACAAATTGCTTGGGAGGCCAATTAACTCCATCtttggtcaatttgaccgaTTTGCAATACTTGGATTTGAGTGTGAATAATTTTTCAACATTCCAAGTTCCCGCATTCCTTGGATTGTTGAAAAACTTGAGATACCTCAATCTCTCAAATGCTGGATTTGATGGTGAAATTCCCTACCATTTAGGAAACCTCTCACATTTACGGTATTTGGATCTTAGGTGGAATTGGTTGAGGACTAAGGATCTCGGATGGGTTGCTGGGCTCTCTTCTCTAGAAGGCCTAGTCCTGTCCAATGTGAACCTTACAGCCGCTCGAGATGGGTTACAGTCCATTAACATGCTACCTTCACTAACAATGCTAGACTTGGATAGTTGTGGTCTTTTCATCCATCCTCATCTTTCACATGTCAATTTCACATCTCTTGCTTTCCTTGATCTCAGTGGAAATAATTTCAGCAACTACACGGCCCCTCCTTGGCTCCATAATCTTACTGGCCTCCATGATTTTCGTCTTGGTCATAATAATCTTTCTGATCCAATTCATGGTCTGTTTGATCAAATGACCTCTCTAGTTCATCTAGATCTATCTTCAAACCGCTTTGATGCTTCAATGTTGAAATCACTTTGTAATGCAAGCAGTCTTACTTATTTGGATCTGAGTTTTAATAATGTGCAAGGGTCAATACCAAGTGAAATAGGCCAACTTATAAATCTTACTTATTTGGATCTGAGTAGTAATGATTTGCAAGGGTCAATACCAAGTGAAATAGGCCAGCTTTCAAAATTAACAATCCTATTATTGCACTTTAATAAATTAAATGGTACCATACCGACCGATCTTTGGCAGCTGACGAAGCTACAAGATTTTGACGTTGGTGACAATTCATTAGCTGGGGTCCTATCTGAAGACCATTTTGCAAAACTCGGAGAGCTGAAGTCACTGGACCTAACTGGAAACTCACTCGCTCTGAACGTGAGCTCCTCGTGGGTTCCTCCTTTTCAACTCCATGAAATTTGGATGGGATCCATCATTGTGGGACCCAGGTTCCCAGCTTGGCTTCGGACGCAGAAGGAGGTTTGGGTGTTAGACATGCGGAACGCGAGCATTTCAGATGCCATACCCAGCTGGTTTCGAGTGCTTTGTCATAATATTACGTCATTAGATCTCTCCAGCAACAGCCTAACTGGAAATCCTTTGGAATTCAAACAATTGAAGCATAGACCAAGTCGTTATCGTTATCGAGATATATCTCTAAGCTCCAACAAATTGGACGGATCTCTCAAATCGTTTCCGTTGGATATTTCAGTTTTAGATCTTTCACACAATTTTCTTACTGGACATATTCCGCAGCTTGAAGTTGGTCAAACTTCGGTTGTACATACTCTCTTACTAAATGATAACCGTTTCATAGGTACCATCCCGGAAGGCTTGTGCAAGTTGGAAAATTTATCAGAATTGGATCTATCCAACAATCTTCTATCCGGAAGAGTTCCTCTGTGTCTAGGAAACTTGCAATTCCTGATGGGCCTAAACTTGGCAAACAACAATCTATCCGGTCAAATTCCGAGTTCACTGGGTAACTTGTGGCGACTTCTTTCTCTGCATTTGAATGGAAATAAATTCGTTGGAAAGCTCCCTGCCTCAATGCAGCATCTGAGAAATTTGACAGCTCTTGATATCGGTGACAATGGACTGACGGATATTATACCAGCTTGGATTGGGGAAAGGGAAGAAAATTTAGCACATAATAACTTGAGTGGATTTATTCCTCACTGCTTTAACAACATTAGTGCCATGGTATCAGGGCTACATGGACATGGCCGCGTTGATTCACAAGAAAGGCTTGAAGACATTAAGGGAGGAAGAGAACTTGAGTATTACCTAAGTAGCCTTCGGTTTGTTGAATCCTTAAGCCTCTCAGCAAATAATTTAGTTGGCGAGATCCCGGATGAGATAATGGAGCTGGTTCAATTGcaatttttgaatctttcacaaaattatttgaCTGGAAAGATCCCTGATAAGATTGGCAACTTGAAGCGAATTGAAACACTCGATCTATCAATGAATGCACTCTTCGGTGCAATCCCCGAAAGCTTATCTGATTTGTACTCATTGAACTCTCTGAATTTGTCACACAATAAACTTTCAGGGCCAATACCATCAGGAAATCAGCTTCAGACCTTGACCGATCCATCCATCTATGAAGGAAACAGTGGACTCTGTGGCAAACCGCTCCCAAACAGCTGCTGGGAACACAAATTGCCTACCAAAAATGGGCCTATTGATGATGATGAAGGCCACAGCGAATCTGATTGGTCTTGGTTTTATGCTGGAATAGGACCGGGTTTTGCTGTCGGGCTCTTGGGAGTTCTGGGAATCCTTCTCTTCAAGAAGTCATGGCGCTATGCATACTTCAAGTTTGTAGAAAGTGCCTGTGACAAAATCTGGGTAAAGACTACTCGCCTGAGGAGGAAGTTCCGTTGAGTAAGTTCCTATAAAAGCACTTATACTCTGTTTTTCATACCACACACTAATCCGTAGCATGCTGTCTTTGATAAATTgctctttgaaaatttcacatttttgtAGACATTCCTTCATCTAACTTATTCTTTTTAGAACTAATTAGAACTTAACATtgataatttgcaaaattaTTGTGATTTGTAATTTgttttttcaaatatttctaAATATTTGTGTTAAGCACCCCAACTTGCCCAATTCTATCCAATAAGAAAATGATAGAGCttaataagtttttttttcttccaaacaaaGAATAACGTAGCAATTGTAACGTAAAGTAGCAGATTCTAACATCAAATCAATAGCTTTCGAAGGAATTTTTTCCCCAATGAACTATTGTGTGATTGGAAACCCAATATTTCCTTTCCTtaccttttgaaaattttgatccaaaaaCCTTTCTCTCTTTCTACTAGCAATTGTTTCAACTCTCTCAAAAGTTTGAAATCTAATAATTCTCTTATATTATTCATACTTACATTACATTTTCTTATGTTTCATTAAAATCGATATTATAAGAATctcattgattttttttatttatgaccGATTATAAAGATAATTATTTTACTGTTAGCATTTGAACGAAATAAATATTCAATGTCGAACAATTTAGATTGTTTATTTGAACGGAATAAATTTTTATTCTAGATTGAACCAGTGATTATTCTAGatgaataaatttttatattcatgtaacGCTGATAAATATGTTGACTTTTCATATATAtctcttttttttggttggCTATAAAAGAAATTGGCACTTTACTAATATTAGTACTTTGTTATCTTCCAATCTGATAGGCCCACAATCATTCGAGTGCTTGCAGCTGCTGTTGTTTGGCTCTCAGAATGAGCAATCTCTTCAAGGTGATTTGAGAAGTAGTTTCACTGTATTTCTTCTGCGGATGTAATATGAAAATTAGACCTCCTTTTATTTGCTATGAATTGTATGTCAATTAAAGTTATAATAGTTTgcctaaaaaaatttattattttggtTTGCCTGACAAGAGACTTCCATAAACTAAACAAAATTATGCAGAATAATTAAAACACATGCAATTTATAATAAGATGATATCGCTGTTGGCTTTGCAATTACTGCTTCTGTATCGAAGCTTTTTGTTCGGTGAGTAAATTCCTTAGAAATGCTGAATTCTTGATGGTTTGGTTAATAATGGAAAATAGTAAGGTAAGCAAAATGATTTCCAGAAAAATAGTTCTTATATTTTGGATTATCGATTTGTCAATCTTGaattcattttatttgttttcatttctCAAATTTCACAATTCAGTAGAACATAATTTGACTCCCATTCTTTAACCAAAATTGTCTTCACAATTTCAATGCCATCTTCAACCCACTTGCCTTTGATGCTCATAAAcgcatttaaaagaaaaaaggagttGCCCAATATCTTGTATAAAAATTAAACAGCTGAATTGCTAAGTTTAAGACCCTATTTACCTCAAAATTTACTGTGAACAATTCtcaattgctttgattttcctAAAATACGGTTTTCTATCTGCAaaagcaaagaagaaaaaaaccaaCCGTCAACTTCTTTAAAACTTCCCAATCGTAAACAAACTACGCTATTGCGCCATTGTAACATTGTTTGATCAAACATACCAACTAAagattttcttactttattttatttttattgtatttttttattttaatgtaAATAGAAAGCCTTGAACCCAGGACCTCTTATTTGTACTCCGTTCCCTCTTACCATCCAATTCATCCCCCCCTCTAGCAACTAGAGATTGTAAAATTGTTTGATAAATGTAATTACTCTTAAATTATGTTACTAATTATGTGCAATTTAATATTAGAGGTTTTGCAAGtattttcaagattttttttttttgccaaatagTTATAATTTGTGTTAAAAAAATTTGTCATTAtttgttatttcaattttgtccttACATGACGAAGTATTATATTGCCATCGCATACACCAAACCGTCCATGTTGACATAATTGCTACTTCTAAGTTCTGTACTTATCCAGCACTACTATACATATCCAAGTCTTCCTGCtaacttcaattaaaaaaaaatcccattaTTCTATAATTAATTCTTTTACTCTAACTAGTTTGTTATTCTATATCTTTttcattatttactttttcctaaaatacacgTGTACATAAGTGTGCCTCACCTAGTGATCCTAATAACTACACGAACTAGACAAAATTTGCTTCTTGTGAGGCCCTTTATCCAACATTCACATGAGttgtcattttatttatttatcgatAGTAATTAATAAAAGAGAAGGACGAAATCATTACCTTAATAGTTTTGACATAGAATTTAGGGCCCGTGGAGTTGAATGTAGAGGAGGATTATGTAGAGCCTTGTTCAGGTTGGGCCAATCGACTCATTATGGTGAAATGGAGCCGAAAATTCATGGGCCTGGAACTCCAGAAAATATTCCAAATCTTTAGTTGGTGGTTGAGCTGCAAATAATCTAAAGTCAATTGCTGCCATCCCCCAATGAGCAGTGACTTCAAacccaattgaggattttttttcttttattttttggttcatGTACATTTGGGAGGGAAAAGATAACTTTATCCGGGTTCATCTATAAAAAGCGATTTTAGAACATTGATATTTTGGTTTTCACTTTAACATCACAACTTAAGAACATTGAtgtttttttaaattcttttgaCAACACAAGGATAAAATGAGAAGTTCGAGGGAAAATATCAAAACAATATCACAAGAATAAAGTGAAcaaaaagggcaaaattttttACTAGAAAGCAGTTTTTCAGTCAAAGTTGTCATGCTGATGGGTTAACCTGATTCGTAGTTTTCCAGTCAAAGTTGTCATGCTGATTGGTTAACCTGATCGTTTAGCAGGGCAGGGTGGAGGAGGATATTTTTACagtctaatatatatatatctatacgTAGACCAGCTAGTGAATGGTCTAGGCGGCCAGAGTACAACATGAATTAGTAAACAAAGTAAATGATTATATATTTGGAGTTTATTTATTGGCCAATGATCAATAGTTAAGTTGACCACGATAAAACTTATGAAGGGCTGATGGAATCATGAGAGAGGGGGTGGGACCTTAAAAGCAGGAAGaagatataatatttaaattaagATCTCTAATTCAATCATTGATATTTTATATTGGGTGAAACCAATGACAAGGATGCAAAACAATAATTGAAAAGGATTTTGACTTTCATGGCCAAACTAGACATGTTCGTCAACGGGTGCTCTGGTTGTTGTCAATTTTGTTTATCTACAAAGGTTACGTTTCTAAGTTTCTCCACATATCAATCCAACTCTGTCACAGGTCAAGAATATTTGCAGAgttcttcaaaatttcagccatgCACTTTCATAAGCAAATTCAATGGCAAATCCTCTTAGCATATATGATCATTATTAGCTTCACAATTCTTTTGGTCAGAAGTACTCCTCCAGAAGATCACATAAGATGTTCATCCGGCAACACAAATTGCACCATCACAAATTCTTACGCTACATTCCCAGATCGAAGCATATGTCATGCAGCCGAAGTTGTTTATCCAACAACAGAAGAAGAGCTGATTTCGATTGTAGCAAATGCAACTTTTCTGcggagaaaaatgaaagtagcaACCTCAACATCACACAGTATACCTAAACTTATATGCCCTGAGGGAGAAAATGGCCTGATTATTAGCACCAAGGACCTCAACCGGACCCTGAATATCGACAAATCAGCGATGACCATAACAGTTGAGCCTGGAATGTTACTAAGGCAGCTGATCAATGAAAGTGCCATGGCTGGATTAGCTATACCTTATGTCCCATATTGGTGGGGTGTAACTGTCGGTGGAATTTTGGGCACGGGTGCCCATGGAAGCTCACTGTGGGGTGAATCGGGTAGTGCAGTTCATGATTTTGTGATTCAAATTCGGATTGTAACACCTGCAGGCCCTGATGAAGGTTATGCAAAAGTTCGAACGCTGCAAAACGGTGACCCTGAGCTTGATGCTGCTAGAGTATCCCTTGGTGTTCTTGGAGTGATTTCCCAGGTACCTTATGAAGTTGATCATATACTCCAATGCATATTTCAGATCCATATTCTTCATttgccccatttttttttttttttaaggaaaggAACAGAATGACCTTTGATCCAAGCGATAAGAGTAACCTTTGATCCAAGCGATAAGAGTACAAGACTAACAAAAAGATATAACATGGCAGGTGACTCTTCAACTGCAACCAATGTTTAAGAGGTCTATCACCCTTCTAGAGAAAAATGATTCAGACTTAGCAGATCAAGTGTCCACCTTCGGCAGACAACACGAATTTGCAGATTTAACGTGGTACCCAAGTCAAAGCAAGGTTGTCTATCGTATTGATGATAGAGTCTCCTCAGGCACTCCTGGAAATGGTGTTTATGATATTGCGGCTTTTCGGTCTGTCCCTTCACAATATCTTGCCATGGCAAGAAGCTTAGGTTGGTTTTAAGATTAATCATTTGACTAGACCATGTGAAacctattttatttttcaattaatgtAAACTACAATGGATCTGTTAttgctttctttttgttatATTAACAGAGGAAAGTCAAGAATCCAGGGGTACAAGTGTTGGTAGGGAATGCGTAACTGGGTCAGTTTGCACATCCCCAATGGAGATGGCTGCATATGGATTGACTAGAAATGGTAAGCATATTCTTATTAGCATTATTAACATTATTTTGTAAACTTTTTACTGCGGTCTGAGATAACTAACATTATTGTTTAATCAGCAATAATAATCTGATTTTAAGACCATATTATTAATTGTTGGTTTCTTTGTTGTTGAATAGGAGAGAGTCAAGAGTCCACAAGTGATGTTGTAGGGAAATGTGCAACAGCAGCACAAACTCTATCCCAACTGGCAGTGGCAGCATATGGGTTGACTAATGATGGTATTTCCTCTCAATCCTATCTTTAGCTTTTATTCCATTCAAGTCACATAATTCCTCCAACCCctcaaataacaaaagaaaatttattgcAGACGCTTTATCCATGTATACCAGTAAAAGAGTAAtgtttgctttttgtttttctaaattttcagcAAAATAGTAGTAGTATTTGACATGGTAGAATATATAGCCAATAAACGATAAAGGACGGTCAAGTCATCTAACTTTATATACGAAATAATTTGTTTGCCTGGGTGTGTGGGTCAACTGCAAATGTATTATCCTGTAATTCAACAAACGCCTTAAAGATTGTTTGTACAAAATATTCCAAAGCAAGTAACTTTTTAGATTGAATATTATTGGAACATTATCAAACTATATGATCATTATCGTCCACATTTTAGAAAATGTAATACCTAGTATAAACATGATGCACCAAATTATAGCTTGCCGTTAAATTAAGGACTAAAATTTAGCTAAGAAAAATTGACTATACCAAGAGAATAAAATCAAGAGCCAAAGATAGGGATTATAGAAAGATATGAGAACAACATAAACCAAGACTGGTCTTGATACAGGTATGGCTTTCAATGGCTACCCTGTGGTAGGCTATAACAACCAGCTTCAATCATCTGGTACATGCCTAGACAGCCTAGAAGATGCATTGGCAACATCATGCCCTTGGGACCCTAGAATTAAGGGCTTATACTTCTTCTATACTGCAATCAGCATCAGCTTGTCCAAGACTAAGGACTTCATTGAAGATGTGAAGAAACTTGTTGCTTTGCAACCTGAGGCTTTCTGTGGCCTAGACCTCTATATTGGTATCCTCATGAGATATGTCACTGCTTCAACTGCTTACTTGGGTAAAGATGAAGATGTTGTAGAATTCGACATGATTTACTATAGAAGTAAGGATCCAATGTCCCCAAGAATCTATCAAGACATCCTtgaagagatagagcaactagcatTATTTAAATATGGAGGGTTGCCACATtgggggaaaaacaaaaatatggCTTTTATCGGGGCAATCAAGAAGTATAAGAGTGCTAGTGAGTTTTTGAAAGTAAAAATGTTGTATGATCCTTTAGGGTTGTTTTCCAATGAATGGACAGACCAAATTCTTGAAGTGAAAGATGGGATTAGTATAGTGAAGGAAAATTGTGCCTTAGAAGGATTATGCATATGCTCGGAGGATGTTCATTGTGCCCCACAAAAGGGATACTTTTGTCGACCAGGAAAAGTTTATCAAGAAGCTAGGGTTTGTGTTCATTTGTCATATGAAGATGGGTATGACTGGTCTtagaaatattaaattattctttaaGGAAATTATGTTGTAATTTGCTCCCTTAAGTGGACAATTGGATTTCATCAGTCTGCACGTCCCTAATTGAGTCTATTCAGTCCCTCACTATGTACAATTTTCTTTGTAGTAAACTTGTTATAAGTCAGTTTACATTAAGTATacagagattaagctcaaaaagttctttttttttttaagcccAGATCCAAAAGTTCAGTAAAATTACTTATCTTTGTATAAGTTATTACAATTCATGGATCTTCTATTCTATGCCACTCCTTGTCCAATCTTTTGAATGTTGTCATGTGTTATTCAGAAATATcctattttaattctttttttcctttgagtTTGAATAAGGTTAAAAACTCAAAtacaccatatatatatatatagaaaaataaaaatacaacaaAACTGGTTACATAAATTTGttatattttacatttttatctATTGTATTTTGTTTTTTATCTTGTCAATATTCATGGGAACTTTAGAAAAAAGTTGAGTTAGAATGGAATATTTATAAAGGACTTACGGCAACAAAATAGAATGTAGAACAAGAAGAGGTAAAGGAAGTACCACAAAAGATCCATAATTTTTCTGAGTAACTTGTATGATTTGCCGTTGCATCTTATGCTTAATTTCTACATTTTGGTGGTGGGCAGCGCCAAGTACTTTGCACGAGGTACCCTTGAAGCCCTTGAACTTTTACTGAATATGATATTTACTCTCACAACTTCTCGTTTCTACTTTTTAGtccttaaatttttttatcttcAATTTATTCAGTATGGAAGTTTCTTGAAACACGGATAGGTCCTTTCATCAACAACACATTGTTATAAATTTACTTCACCATGCTTAGTTAGttttagattttctaacaaataGACACCGATGATAATATATTTTGACTATTTAAGAAAATTCATTTACATAACTATGCATTTGCAATCACTAAAACAAACAAAGCCATAAAGATTTTACGTACCGTTTCAtgactacaattttttttttttggtcaaacatTACTCTTATAATTGTATATATGGATGAAGTATTTGATTTTAACTTTAGAGAAGCTAAATATAGGGTTGAGAAGAAATACCATTATTTGAAAACCCATGATCCATATGCAGCCATTGCCAATTGGGATATGATTTACGCTGCAGCTATACGATTTTAGACAACATCGCTCTCTCCTACAACTTCATCATCCAAGAAACCAACAGTGTAACCTTAGCAGTATGGAATTTGAAAAGTAGTTGCAGATTAAACAACATGATTATCTCTCAAACCGTCCTATGCTTCTTGGAATCGATACAAAACAATGATTCGAAGCTGAAACTTTAATTTCATCAGATCAAAGAAGTATAGGAGAAATTAGTCCCGCAGGAGGACTACCACTGAGTTAAAAAATTGTGGAGCAAATGATCAAATATTttaatatagtttttttttgttgcagttGAAATTTCTTATGAAAGTTCATCTTAGGCATGGCTAACATTTTGAAGAATTTTgcatttttatattttgaatTAAGAGAGATGCACATTGATATGTGGACAAACAAAACCTCTGCATATAAATAAGTTGAAACAATAGTCCCTATGCTAGCTAATTGAAGAAACAATATATTGACAACAGCCAGATGTATCCTGATGCTAGCCCCTCCCCAAAAAAAACACTGTGGGAAAAAATTCAAAGGATTTTCTCCATTATGAATttgaagtttaaaaaaaaggttTGGTGTAACCATGGTTTTGAAGATCATAAAATCTTCATTATGAAATAAAATGGAGAACCGAAGATAGATTCTTAAAAGTACtcaaaagtgaaaagaaaacttCCCCCATGCCATCCAACCTTTAGTTGGCTAAACTACGAGAAATTATGTGGAGActttaaaaaagaagaagaagaaggagcaAAAGAGACGCCAACCCAATTAAGGAGGAATGGATGTGGAAGAGCTTGagaattgaataaaaaatcTCATAGTTTACTAGAGGCAAATATTTTTGTGGACAGATGACTGTCTAtggtaaaaaattattaatctTCTCCATAACAAAAAGTCAATTACTTATGTGAGATTTTAGGCCTATCCCCCGGCGGGGGAGGGGGCGGCGGAGAAGAGAACAAGACGAAGCTTTTTCCTTCCAACCTTACTATGGTGTAGATCTTTCTGTTGGTTTTCTGTTAATGAAACATTGTGGGCTGCTAAAGTCATTGACTCCACTATTGCAATTTGGCTTTCTTGTGGCATTCTACAAGTGCCAGAATGATACAGAATTTTTTAAGGTCCAAAAATTAATTATGTATTTCTTCAGGGCTCTTTGCTGTTGAATGGACAGAATAAATTGTTGGTGAAGTATTATTTGGTATAATTTACTGAAGTAATGCATAAGTTGCAATGAACAGAGATTAATTGAATGAAGGCATATAATTTGAATAGTGAAATCTAGCATTTGTTCATAATTTATTATCTTAATTCTTCATCAAAAAACTATAACCGGTCTACATTTCTTGAATTTGTTGCGAAAGTATGATTCATTGAGCATTTATCCTCCTCTGTCTTAGGAATTTTTGTTGCATCCTTTCTAAATCCGATAAATTGATATAGGGCTCACCCTTAACTAAGGAACCATCACAGGTATAGGTGGCAAACCAACccacttaactaaatttacccatatccgctcatgaatagatgggtttgggtatcttaaatttttgtatatgggtataaatgggttacccaataatatccATTGAAtaggttacccaataatacc from the Coffea arabica cultivar ET-39 chromosome 11e, Coffea Arabica ET-39 HiFi, whole genome shotgun sequence genome contains:
- the LOC140021372 gene encoding receptor-like protein EIX2, producing MEHHLLCASSSLLLLFLFSSIPVTSQFTFGSSKQAHNYANVSCIENERQALLLFKHGLIDESNRLSSWIGEACCSWEGVGCHKITGSVLKLDLRNMVPLYSDEDYHCTNCLGGQLTPSLVNLTDLQYLDLSVNNFSTFQVPAFLGLLKNLRYLNLSNAGFDGEIPYHLGNLSHLRYLDLRWNWLRTKDLGWVAGLSSLEGLVLSNVNLTAARDGLQSINMLPSLTMLDLDSCGLFIHPHLSHVNFTSLAFLDLSGNNFSNYTAPPWLHNLTGLHDFRLGHNNLSDPIHGLFDQMTSLVHLDLSSNRFDASMLKSLCNASSLTYLDLSFNNVQGSIPSEIGQLINLTYLDLSSNDLQGSIPSEIGQLSKLTILLLHFNKLNGTIPTDLWQLTKLQDFDVGDNSLAGVLSEDHFAKLGELKSLDLTGNSLALNVSSSWVPPFQLHEIWMGSIIVGPRFPAWLRTQKEVWVLDMRNASISDAIPSWFRVLCHNITSLDLSSNSLTGNPLEFKQLKHRPSRYRYRDISLSSNKLDGSLKSFPLDISVLDLSHNFLTGHIPQLEVGQTSVVHTLLLNDNRFIGTIPEGLCKLENLSELDLSNNLLSGRVPLCLGNLQFLMGLNLANNNLSGQIPSSLGNLWRLLSLHLNGNKFVGKLPASMQHLRNLTALDIGDNGLTDIIPAWIGEREENLAHNNLSGFIPHCFNNISAMVSGLHGHGRVDSQERLEDIKGGRELEYYLSSLRFVESLSLSANNLVGEIPDEIMELVQLQFLNLSQNYLTGKIPDKIGNLKRIETLDLSMNALFGAIPESLSDLYSLNSLNLSHNKLSGPIPSGNQLQTLTDPSIYEGNSGLCGKPLPNSCWEHKLPTKNGPIDDDEGHSESDWSWFYAGIGPGFAVGLLGVLGILLFKKSWRYAYFKFVESACDKIWVKTTRLRRKFR
- the LOC113719719 gene encoding probable L-gulonolactone oxidase 6; this translates as MHFHKQIQWQILLAYMIIISFTILLVRSTPPEDHIRCSSGNTNCTITNSYATFPDRSICHAAEVVYPTTEEELISIVANATFLRRKMKVATSTSHSIPKLICPEGENGLIISTKDLNRTLNIDKSAMTITVEPGMLLRQLINESAMAGLAIPYVPYWWGVTVGGILGTGAHGSSLWGESGSAVHDFVIQIRIVTPAGPDEGYAKVRTLQNGDPELDAARVSLGVLGVISQVTLQLQPMFKRSITLLEKNDSDLADQVSTFGRQHEFADLTWYPSQSKVVYRIDDRVSSGTPGNGVYDIAAFRSVPSQYLAMARSLEESQESRGTSVGRECVTGSVCTSPMEMAAYGLTRNGESQESTSDVVGKCATAAQTLSQLAVAAYGLTNDGMAFNGYPVVGYNNQLQSSGTCLDSLEDALATSCPWDPRIKGLYFFYTAISISLSKTKDFIEDVKKLVALQPEAFCGLDLYIGILMRYVTASTAYLGKDEDVVEFDMIYYRSKDPMSPRIYQDILEEIEQLALFKYGGLPHWGKNKNMAFIGAIKKYKSASEFLKVKMLYDPLGLFSNEWTDQILEVKDGISIVKENCALEGLCICSEDVHCAPQKGYFCRPGKVYQEARVCVHLSYEDGYDWS